The proteins below come from a single Streptomyces seoulensis genomic window:
- a CDS encoding phage distal tail protein, whose protein sequence is MPLSLNDWQYDIGGVIIGAGTPVQVIETTGLGRPPVRDNDVDQPSADGQFAGPDYWAGRQIQFDAAIRVPGDPAACHDVVAALQAATDGTAVRLVGGQGMTLRIKRPGRPVKSLTVRARKLDPEYKQVVHGYVPLDMEFLAHDPTFYADTDSTTEIPLGWLTGGGFAAPIAAPIFVQDGTVAADRPGWVTNAGTAPAWPVIRISGPCANVTVIHADSGRTLAMPTLNLAAGRWIEVDTRPGARTVTWDNGGNASTYLSPASRIDLFSLPPGQSEMRWTAFDNTNTARMRLTWRDAYTAL, encoded by the coding sequence GTGCCGCTTAGCCTGAACGACTGGCAGTACGACATCGGCGGTGTCATCATCGGCGCCGGCACGCCTGTGCAGGTCATCGAGACCACCGGCCTGGGACGGCCCCCGGTCCGGGACAACGACGTCGACCAGCCCTCCGCAGACGGCCAGTTCGCCGGCCCCGACTACTGGGCTGGCAGGCAGATCCAGTTCGATGCCGCGATCCGGGTCCCCGGTGATCCGGCCGCCTGCCATGACGTGGTCGCCGCCCTCCAAGCGGCCACCGACGGCACCGCGGTCCGGCTGGTCGGCGGGCAGGGCATGACGCTGCGGATCAAGCGACCCGGTCGGCCGGTGAAGTCGCTGACCGTGCGGGCCCGGAAGCTCGACCCGGAGTACAAGCAGGTCGTCCACGGCTATGTGCCGCTGGACATGGAGTTCCTGGCTCACGACCCCACCTTCTACGCCGACACCGACAGCACGACGGAGATCCCGCTGGGCTGGCTGACCGGCGGAGGGTTCGCCGCCCCCATCGCCGCGCCGATCTTCGTGCAGGACGGCACAGTCGCCGCAGACCGGCCGGGCTGGGTGACGAACGCGGGCACGGCACCCGCCTGGCCGGTGATCCGGATCAGCGGGCCGTGCGCGAACGTCACCGTCATCCACGCCGACTCCGGACGCACGCTCGCTATGCCCACCCTGAACCTGGCGGCCGGCCGGTGGATCGAAGTCGACACCCGGCCCGGCGCCCGCACCGTCACCTGGGACAACGGCGGCAACGCCTCCACCTACCTTTCGCCAGCCTCCCGGATCGACCTGTTCTCCCTGCCGCCCGGCCAGTCCGAGATGCGGTGGACCGCATTCGACAACACCAACACCGCCCGCATGCGCCTGACCTGGCGCGACGCCTACACCGCCCTCTGA
- a CDS encoding phage tail tape measure protein, producing the protein MANWNLSVDLKGNGNDLSQALKSSAKRARSLGTAAKTAKTEVKELGLAAEAAGKHIKTLGTEARTAARRLNSLGDNAQTATRRLNRYGDAAQSAHRHVTSLGENSRTTGRQLARMSGQIDTAVRDLARLATAAQRADSRMARMGLRGSGSLRRYRDEASRAHSALKSLAGVGATLGLALGVHEVIEEGGQYQQAMNAFGATTGATQMQMKRASATANQLGNDLKLPGATAADAAEGMVELAKAGFRTDQAISATRSSVILASAAQVNAADSAKYLGDMMDQFGMGADQSAKAADTLAATANAASGEIIDIYYAMKYAGPVAHGLGLSMQETAAAVGMLGKAGILGQTAGTTLRGMMANLAAPTPQMIEGLKAMGIEAWDAQGNFKGLRNVIDGLSKAQHHMTQQDFAAAVKKSMGKPAMSGAIALAHQGVESYDNMLQAAHQVGAATDIAAAKGKGLAGAMLQLGTQAKQTGLTIYQGMAPGLEFLTRGVTAGLSEATPKIEHFFNYFNDLATLFGPEVSAAASREFAGIADAASNLAGPLKDLGEEALADFLHVLVNVGGAAVHVLENLAAGVQPVLGAFSGVAGESDAVSSSLDIVVAALDLAATAAEDLSGVLIPIGQVVGGLVSAFGSLPGPVQQFVLAALLVRRIQGPMVGLANTVNGRVRGAFQSLNQQMAVQRSLAGAAGMSLSRYGAAMATLQARVPIFGQMGAAFRTASAQGAGFAGTLRGVGAASMTATRAIGSGLMGALGGPVGLAITAATVGLGYLASRQQAAAAAAAEHRQQVSALSEALRQSNGAVDDNVRAVAAQTLMSQKAKSWYGDQKRLVDLAREAKVPFSQLVDAYTGQGTSLSALQRELSGVVKEHTKWTTDLESGAAVKAPDRIGKAAQALSQGLGGLSGDFSKAAADAKSYNEAVKGAQGGETAYGRLKDAVAALADKTGDADQRTRALRDALDLLSGGSVSLQAAQARVNEAITQANEAMQSGINKADGFGKALVNANGTLDTTTKNGQALFSTFNTIADGASNASIAAYDFAQSQGKSLPQSLAAAQKEMQTARDSAVKLAQGYGLSADQAGKVADSLGLIPGQVSILLETKGVDSTLAELLAVQAEFQKMPTAKTIRVDALGEEAKRELEDLGYKIKLIPGTREYKITAPTKAARSQLDLLISEMAKVPPGKDVRVDVHKVQAVAGLNEVQAQIKKTPSAKSVKVSTLNSAAIAALNAVGLKTKQLPDGHTAVYTANGQALGSINSVARALASLNGRTASTTITNTIITNSKTYRSVHDITKANGGIVNFADGGLTGRPAHRQHFANGTENHLAEIAPAGAWRIWAEDETGGEAYIPLALSKRRRSRAIAEETIRRLGGDPRTVQWNADGNVTDWRYDPTTGSLYSASDAGQAGHKTKKVKVKGKHGKTTTKEVDYFDVGAVEKKIKSAAKATTAWNKDLEKVADRAGGDVAEALAAMGEDGMKIAHKMATGSTKYINDMSKALRDLQKTAKASLTDYTRQLGSANTLNKKFSDNLAKLAAEGYGDLAQQLAAQNDEAAQQLADAAVKDPKKAGQANKAAKTANTALTADEVSELVSIIAAIKNPTTGIHQVAAATSLGEDEIISVANKAKGQISKSLGTRAVKFLADLGRANAHLSYADGGIRAGMYAAQGSIIRFAEPSTGGEAYLPLGAGKRSQAMPVLQDVARRFGVGLTDASGGRQVVIVRSGDTINVPVTAVRTGATASDIGSQVGRSYRRARRGGVAARAA; encoded by the coding sequence GTGGCGAACTGGAACCTCAGTGTCGATCTGAAGGGCAACGGGAACGACCTGTCCCAAGCCCTGAAGTCCTCCGCGAAGCGCGCCCGGTCCCTGGGGACGGCAGCGAAGACAGCCAAGACCGAGGTCAAGGAACTTGGTCTTGCCGCCGAGGCAGCCGGCAAGCACATCAAGACTCTGGGCACCGAGGCACGTACCGCTGCCCGCCGCCTGAACTCCCTCGGTGACAACGCGCAGACCGCCACCCGCCGCCTCAACCGGTACGGCGATGCCGCGCAGAGCGCGCACCGGCATGTCACCTCCCTCGGTGAAAACTCGCGCACTACCGGCCGGCAGTTGGCTCGCATGTCCGGGCAGATCGACACCGCTGTCCGTGACCTGGCCCGGCTCGCTACTGCCGCGCAGCGTGCGGACTCCCGAATGGCTCGCATGGGCCTCAGAGGGTCCGGCAGCTTGCGGCGCTACCGGGATGAAGCCAGCCGGGCCCACAGCGCGCTGAAGTCCCTCGCCGGAGTAGGTGCCACCCTCGGCCTGGCCCTCGGTGTGCACGAGGTGATTGAGGAGGGCGGCCAGTACCAGCAGGCCATGAATGCGTTCGGTGCCACCACCGGTGCCACGCAGATGCAGATGAAGCGAGCGTCCGCCACCGCCAACCAGCTCGGCAACGACCTGAAGCTGCCGGGTGCCACGGCAGCGGACGCCGCCGAGGGCATGGTGGAGCTCGCCAAGGCCGGTTTCCGCACCGACCAGGCCATCAGCGCCACCCGCTCCTCGGTGATCCTCGCCTCGGCAGCCCAGGTCAATGCAGCCGACTCCGCGAAGTACTTGGGCGACATGATGGACCAGTTCGGTATGGGCGCCGACCAGTCCGCCAAAGCCGCCGACACCCTCGCCGCCACCGCCAACGCCGCATCTGGTGAGATCATCGACATTTATTACGCCATGAAATATGCGGGTCCGGTCGCGCACGGGCTCGGTTTGTCCATGCAGGAGACCGCCGCCGCAGTCGGCATGCTCGGTAAGGCGGGCATCCTCGGCCAGACGGCCGGCACCACCCTGCGCGGCATGATGGCCAACCTCGCCGCCCCCACCCCGCAGATGATCGAGGGCCTGAAGGCCATGGGCATCGAAGCGTGGGACGCCCAAGGCAACTTCAAGGGCTTGCGGAACGTCATCGACGGCCTGTCCAAGGCCCAGCACCACATGACCCAGCAGGACTTTGCCGCCGCCGTGAAGAAGTCCATGGGCAAGCCGGCCATGTCGGGTGCTATCGCGCTCGCCCACCAGGGCGTCGAGTCGTACGACAACATGTTGCAGGCCGCGCACCAGGTCGGCGCCGCTACTGACATCGCCGCCGCCAAGGGCAAGGGCCTCGCCGGTGCGATGCTCCAGCTCGGGACACAGGCGAAGCAGACCGGTCTCACGATCTATCAGGGGATGGCGCCGGGCCTTGAGTTCCTGACGCGCGGTGTCACGGCTGGCCTGTCGGAGGCGACGCCGAAGATCGAGCACTTCTTCAACTACTTCAACGACCTGGCCACCCTCTTCGGCCCCGAGGTGTCGGCGGCCGCAAGCCGGGAGTTCGCCGGCATCGCGGACGCCGCAAGCAACCTGGCCGGCCCGCTGAAGGACCTCGGAGAGGAGGCCCTGGCGGACTTCCTGCACGTCCTGGTGAACGTAGGCGGCGCGGCCGTGCACGTCCTGGAGAACCTGGCGGCCGGCGTCCAGCCAGTGCTGGGGGCGTTCAGCGGTGTGGCGGGGGAGTCCGATGCGGTGTCCTCGTCTCTGGACATCGTGGTGGCCGCCCTGGATCTCGCGGCCACGGCGGCGGAGGACCTGTCCGGGGTGCTGATCCCTATCGGGCAGGTCGTGGGCGGTCTGGTGTCGGCGTTCGGGAGTCTGCCGGGCCCGGTGCAGCAGTTCGTCCTCGCCGCGCTGCTGGTGCGCCGCATCCAAGGGCCGATGGTCGGCCTGGCGAACACGGTGAACGGCCGGGTCCGGGGGGCGTTCCAGTCCCTGAACCAGCAGATGGCCGTCCAGCGCTCCCTCGCCGGCGCTGCGGGCATGTCACTGTCCCGGTACGGGGCAGCCATGGCCACGCTCCAGGCCCGTGTCCCGATCTTCGGGCAGATGGGTGCAGCGTTCCGTACTGCCTCCGCTCAGGGCGCCGGATTCGCCGGCACACTGCGCGGGGTGGGCGCGGCGTCGATGACCGCAACCCGCGCCATCGGCTCCGGCCTCATGGGGGCCCTGGGAGGCCCGGTCGGGCTGGCCATCACCGCGGCCACGGTCGGGCTGGGCTACCTGGCGTCCCGGCAGCAGGCCGCCGCCGCGGCCGCCGCAGAGCACCGGCAGCAGGTCAGCGCCCTCTCTGAGGCACTACGCCAGTCCAACGGCGCGGTGGACGACAACGTGCGAGCCGTAGCGGCGCAAACCCTGATGTCGCAGAAGGCCAAGAGCTGGTACGGCGACCAGAAGCGCCTCGTCGACCTGGCCCGCGAAGCGAAGGTGCCGTTCAGTCAGCTCGTCGACGCCTACACCGGGCAGGGAACCTCCCTCAGTGCGCTCCAGCGGGAACTGTCGGGGGTCGTCAAGGAGCACACCAAGTGGACGACCGACCTGGAATCTGGTGCGGCGGTCAAAGCCCCGGACCGGATCGGTAAGGCGGCCCAAGCCCTGAGCCAGGGCCTGGGAGGTCTCTCAGGGGACTTCAGTAAGGCTGCGGCGGACGCCAAGTCGTACAACGAGGCAGTGAAGGGCGCGCAGGGCGGCGAGACGGCCTACGGCCGGCTCAAGGACGCCGTGGCCGCGCTCGCGGACAAGACAGGGGACGCCGACCAGCGGACGCGTGCCCTGCGAGACGCCCTTGACTTGCTCTCTGGTGGTTCCGTGTCGCTGCAGGCCGCTCAGGCCCGCGTGAACGAGGCCATCACCCAGGCCAACGAGGCCATGCAGTCCGGCATCAACAAGGCGGACGGCTTCGGGAAGGCCCTTGTCAACGCGAACGGCACGCTGGACACCACGACGAAGAACGGGCAGGCCCTGTTCTCCACGTTCAACACGATCGCCGACGGCGCGTCGAACGCGTCGATAGCCGCCTACGACTTCGCGCAGTCGCAGGGCAAGAGCCTCCCGCAGTCCCTGGCGGCCGCCCAGAAGGAGATGCAGACAGCGCGGGACTCGGCGGTGAAGCTCGCTCAGGGCTACGGGCTGAGCGCCGACCAGGCGGGGAAGGTAGCCGACTCCCTCGGCCTGATCCCCGGCCAGGTGTCGATCCTGCTCGAGACCAAGGGCGTCGACTCCACGCTCGCCGAGCTCCTCGCGGTGCAGGCCGAGTTCCAGAAGATGCCGACGGCGAAGACCATTCGGGTCGATGCCCTGGGCGAGGAGGCAAAGAGGGAACTTGAGGATCTCGGCTACAAGATCAAGCTGATTCCCGGCACCCGCGAGTACAAGATCACCGCTCCGACGAAGGCGGCCCGGTCTCAGCTCGACCTTCTCATCAGCGAGATGGCCAAGGTTCCGCCTGGCAAGGACGTCCGGGTGGACGTCCACAAGGTCCAGGCGGTAGCCGGACTCAATGAAGTCCAGGCACAGATCAAGAAGACCCCCAGCGCCAAATCCGTGAAGGTCAGCACACTGAACAGCGCGGCCATAGCAGCGCTGAATGCCGTGGGCCTGAAGACCAAGCAGCTCCCCGACGGACACACCGCGGTCTACACAGCCAACGGACAGGCCCTGGGCAGCATCAACTCCGTCGCCCGCGCGCTCGCCAGCCTCAACGGACGCACTGCCAGCACCACCATCACCAACACCATCATCACCAACAGCAAGACCTACCGAAGCGTCCACGACATCACCAAAGCCAACGGCGGCATCGTCAACTTCGCCGACGGCGGACTCACCGGGCGCCCGGCACACCGCCAGCACTTCGCCAACGGCACCGAGAACCACCTCGCCGAAATCGCTCCCGCCGGCGCCTGGCGGATCTGGGCGGAAGACGAGACCGGCGGCGAGGCGTACATCCCTCTCGCTCTGTCCAAGCGGCGCCGCTCCCGCGCCATCGCCGAAGAGACCATTCGTCGTCTGGGCGGTGACCCGCGCACCGTCCAATGGAACGCCGACGGCAACGTCACCGACTGGCGGTATGACCCCACCACCGGCTCCCTTTACTCCGCTTCCGACGCCGGTCAGGCCGGGCACAAGACCAAGAAGGTCAAGGTCAAGGGGAAGCACGGCAAGACCACCACGAAGGAAGTCGACTACTTCGATGTCGGCGCCGTCGAGAAAAAGATCAAGTCTGCGGCGAAGGCCACCACCGCGTGGAACAAGGATCTCGAGAAGGTCGCCGACCGGGCCGGCGGGGATGTGGCCGAGGCACTCGCCGCGATGGGCGAGGACGGCATGAAGATCGCCCACAAGATGGCCACCGGCTCCACCAAGTACATCAACGACATGTCCAAGGCCCTCAGGGACCTGCAGAAGACCGCCAAGGCCAGCCTGACCGACTACACACGGCAGCTCGGCAGCGCCAACACCCTGAACAAGAAGTTCTCCGACAACCTGGCCAAGCTCGCAGCCGAGGGCTACGGCGACCTGGCGCAGCAGCTGGCCGCGCAGAACGACGAGGCGGCGCAGCAACTCGCGGACGCCGCGGTGAAGGACCCGAAGAAGGCCGGGCAGGCCAACAAGGCAGCGAAGACGGCGAACACCGCACTCACCGCGGATGAGGTGTCCGAGCTGGTCAGCATCATCGCCGCGATCAAGAACCCGACCACGGGCATCCATCAGGTCGCGGCCGCCACCAGCCTGGGCGAGGACGAGATCATCAGCGTCGCCAACAAAGCGAAGGGTCAGATCAGCAAGTCCCTCGGGACGCGGGCCGTCAAGTTCCTCGCGGACCTGGGCAGGGCGAACGCACACCTGTCGTACGCGGACGGTGGTATCCGGGCCGGCATGTACGCCGCGCAGGGCAGCATCATCCGTTTCGCCGAGCCCAGCACAGGCGGCGAGGCATACCTGCCGCTCGGGGCCGGAAAACGCAGCCAGGCCATGCCCGTGCTCCAGGACGTGGCTCGCAGGTTCGGAGTCGGTCTGACCGACGCATCCGGGGGACGACAGGTCGTCATCGTCCGCTCCGGCGACACCATCAATGTGCCGGTGACCGCCGTACGCACCGGAGCCACGGCATCGGACATCGGATCGCAGGTCGGCCGTAGCTACCGCCGTGCCCGCAGGGGAGGGGTGGCCGCCCGTGCCGCTTAG
- a CDS encoding HK97 gp10 family phage protein: MTPDELAERLEAAAKRVGPAVQRGVTHTGTLGIAKIRGNASGRPGPNVITGAYRNSWKSVDRRWVNSALCTIGTELPYGRRLEFGFTGTDSLGRSYAQPPFAHVQPALPFIEQTLKMQMKFAVMEVLQ, translated from the coding sequence GTGACCCCCGACGAACTCGCCGAACGCCTCGAGGCAGCCGCCAAACGAGTCGGCCCCGCCGTGCAGCGCGGCGTCACACACACCGGAACCCTGGGCATAGCCAAGATCCGGGGCAACGCGTCCGGCCGGCCCGGTCCGAACGTCATCACGGGCGCCTACCGGAACTCGTGGAAGTCGGTGGACCGCCGATGGGTGAACAGTGCACTGTGCACCATCGGTACCGAACTTCCCTATGGTCGCCGGCTGGAGTTCGGCTTCACCGGCACGGACAGCCTGGGCCGCTCCTATGCGCAGCCTCCGTTTGCCCACGTGCAGCCGGCGCTGCCGTTCATCGAGCAGACGTTGAAGATGCAGATGAAGTTCGCGGTCATGGAGGTGTTGCAGTGA
- a CDS encoding DUF6093 family protein — MPGLDDILAPARRWIETNLCVDTVRITLPPTEDAVLNETTGHLEYPPGDVLYEGPGAVQGGIAQSEVSSIPNAGQPWAQETHSRYRLMTPLTAPIAPKDAIVTVVQVHNPQQADLIGRSWLCQDPGIAATTEVIRITALDQNQTAGSRLP; from the coding sequence ATGCCTGGGCTAGACGACATCCTCGCCCCCGCCCGGCGATGGATCGAAACCAACCTGTGCGTGGACACCGTCCGGATTACGCTCCCGCCCACCGAGGACGCGGTCCTCAACGAGACCACCGGCCATCTCGAATACCCGCCCGGCGACGTGCTCTACGAGGGGCCTGGTGCTGTGCAGGGCGGTATCGCCCAGTCCGAGGTGTCGTCCATACCCAACGCGGGCCAGCCGTGGGCGCAGGAAACCCACTCCCGGTACCGGCTCATGACCCCGCTCACCGCGCCGATCGCCCCCAAGGACGCCATCGTCACCGTCGTACAGGTCCACAACCCCCAGCAGGCCGACCTCATCGGCCGGTCCTGGCTGTGCCAAGACCCCGGTATCGCCGCCACCACCGAAGTCATCCGCATCACCGCCCTGGACCAGAACCAGACCGCCGGATCGAGACTCCCGTGA
- a CDS encoding major capsid protein, with protein sequence MPNDMLELLLRDLNPTEIQAFVREIQTPSDYALTLSVMPERTINSVRWETRGNRRRVAAANYRAWDAQTKVATREITQFATSGKLLPLGQKYIVGEFETILENLDRGMDSRDLVQAVYDDVAAHVLSIKKRLELAAGDLLTDGKFTLVGENNLTLEADYKVPAANMPTAPTAWTDPTADILGDEMRWIEVLRSSGAPAPARALTSYKGWAQMMANDSYRAAYYGSVNSASTIPTAVLAPNEVDVVRARYGLPPIERYDVKIELDNGTDVRALPENMFFLLPPNPSQWAETQYGLTADGLILSQGANPAILREEAPGIVVTRGYQDDPPQVYTKCSAAALPVMYTPDIHIAATVW encoded by the coding sequence ATGCCCAATGACATGCTGGAGCTCCTGCTCCGCGACCTGAACCCGACGGAAATCCAGGCATTCGTCCGGGAAATCCAGACCCCGTCGGACTACGCACTCACCCTGTCGGTGATGCCCGAGCGAACCATCAACTCTGTCCGCTGGGAGACCCGCGGCAACCGGCGACGAGTCGCCGCCGCGAACTACCGCGCATGGGACGCCCAGACCAAGGTGGCCACGCGTGAGATCACGCAGTTCGCCACCTCCGGCAAGCTCCTCCCGCTCGGCCAGAAGTACATCGTCGGCGAGTTCGAGACCATCCTGGAGAACCTCGACCGCGGCATGGACAGCCGCGACCTCGTCCAGGCCGTCTACGACGACGTTGCCGCGCACGTCCTGTCCATCAAGAAGCGCCTCGAACTCGCAGCCGGCGACCTCCTCACCGACGGCAAGTTCACCCTGGTCGGCGAGAACAACCTCACCCTCGAGGCCGACTACAAGGTGCCGGCCGCGAACATGCCGACCGCACCCACCGCGTGGACCGACCCCACGGCCGACATCCTCGGCGACGAGATGCGCTGGATCGAAGTCCTCCGCTCCTCCGGCGCCCCCGCCCCGGCCCGCGCCCTCACCTCCTACAAGGGGTGGGCGCAGATGATGGCGAACGACTCCTACCGCGCCGCCTACTACGGCTCGGTCAACTCCGCCAGCACCATCCCCACCGCCGTCCTCGCCCCCAACGAGGTCGACGTCGTCCGCGCCCGCTACGGCCTCCCCCCGATCGAGCGCTACGACGTGAAGATCGAGCTGGACAACGGCACCGACGTGAGGGCCCTGCCGGAGAACATGTTCTTCCTGCTGCCGCCCAACCCGTCCCAGTGGGCCGAGACCCAGTACGGTCTCACCGCCGACGGCCTCATCCTGTCCCAGGGCGCCAACCCGGCCATCCTCCGCGAGGAGGCCCCCGGGATCGTCGTCACCCGCGGCTACCAGGACGACCCGCCGCAGGTGTACACGAAGTGCTCCGCGGCCGCGCTGCCGGTCATGTACACCCCGGACATCCACATCGCCGCGACGGTGTGGTGA
- a CDS encoding HNH endonuclease, which produces MKILLRCLWCNEEFLKPRYEYNKALRRGHFSFYCCKDHSQAHHAVKNARRCQHCDIAMPGKRNNKFCSMQCRIDSREHPEKPCTMCGLFFRPLSSRTVYCSRVCADKAHSIRMLGWGNSHYKDGTSYSKWFKETRPLIFERDKDCCVVCSAGFKPVTFMRNGVPAQRSNLIVHHLDENPANNRVENLILLCYTCHAVHHKSTETPYPWFAEYTRQASESMTSKWKETATSLLTVYSSTTAS; this is translated from the coding sequence GTGAAGATCCTTCTTCGCTGCCTATGGTGCAACGAGGAATTCCTGAAGCCCCGGTACGAGTACAACAAGGCTCTTCGGCGCGGACACTTCTCGTTCTACTGCTGCAAGGACCACTCGCAGGCGCACCATGCGGTGAAGAACGCCCGCCGGTGCCAGCACTGCGACATCGCAATGCCAGGCAAGAGGAACAACAAGTTCTGCTCGATGCAATGCCGCATCGACTCTCGGGAGCATCCGGAAAAGCCGTGCACCATGTGCGGACTGTTCTTTCGACCTCTGAGCAGCCGAACCGTGTACTGCTCCCGCGTCTGCGCGGACAAGGCCCACTCGATACGCATGCTCGGCTGGGGAAACTCCCACTACAAGGACGGCACCAGCTACAGCAAGTGGTTCAAGGAGACACGTCCGCTGATCTTCGAGCGGGACAAGGACTGCTGCGTCGTCTGCTCCGCCGGCTTCAAGCCGGTCACGTTCATGCGGAACGGCGTGCCTGCTCAGCGGTCGAACCTGATCGTGCATCACCTGGACGAGAACCCGGCGAACAACCGCGTCGAGAACCTCATCTTGCTCTGCTACACCTGCCACGCCGTACACCACAAGTCCACGGAGACGCCGTATCCCTGGTTCGCCGAGTACACGCGCCAGGCGTCCGAGTCCATGACATCCAAGTGGAAGGAAACAGCAACTTCTTTGCTGACGGTCTACTCGTCCACAACTGCCTCATAG